From the Opitutia bacterium genome, one window contains:
- a CDS encoding FkbM family methyltransferase — translation MNLELGTDLLLADLLARLDPASAGTVVEIGLGRVNFTFQWARPRGHRCFAVEPLPTPVLRDACARHGVPLVEAAVAATDGEVDIFLGAVNGHDLPDVSSLNPRWWGASANARRVRAVTLPTLAAELALDTVTLLKIDTEGSEPAVVAGLHRIAAPVRPALVCFEYGGGGPRRDARGGWSEEFFAGTQSCLRDLQALGYRQALLLDESRAEPQLVDLAATADFAALFAPESTVGNLIALRDPIDAAWLAAHWRGFAPQFARALRRERWSYRWTWLRHHATRVRTGLLHRIGVR, via the coding sequence ATGAACCTCGAACTCGGCACCGACCTGCTGCTCGCCGATTTGCTCGCGCGACTCGATCCCGCATCCGCCGGCACCGTCGTCGAGATCGGCCTCGGCCGCGTGAACTTCACCTTCCAGTGGGCGCGACCGCGCGGCCACCGCTGCTTCGCCGTCGAGCCGCTGCCCACGCCCGTGCTCCGCGACGCCTGCGCGCGCCACGGCGTGCCGCTCGTCGAAGCCGCCGTCGCCGCCACCGACGGCGAAGTGGACATCTTTCTCGGCGCCGTGAACGGCCACGATCTGCCCGACGTCAGCTCGCTCAACCCGCGCTGGTGGGGCGCGAGCGCGAACGCCCGCCGCGTCCGCGCCGTCACGCTTCCCACGCTCGCCGCCGAGCTCGCCCTCGACACCGTCACACTGCTCAAGATCGACACCGAGGGCAGCGAACCCGCCGTCGTCGCCGGCCTGCACCGGATTGCCGCGCCGGTCCGGCCGGCCCTCGTCTGCTTCGAATACGGCGGCGGCGGCCCGCGCCGCGACGCGCGCGGCGGCTGGAGCGAGGAGTTTTTCGCCGGCACGCAATCCTGTCTCCGCGACCTGCAAGCCCTCGGCTACCGCCAGGCGCTCCTGCTCGACGAGAGCCGCGCTGAGCCGCAACTCGTGGACCTCGCCGCCACCGCCGACTTCGCCGCGCTTTTCGCGCCCGAGAGCACGGTGGGCAACCTGATCGCGCTGCGCGACCCTATCGACGCCGCGTGGCTCGCCGCGCACTGGCGCGGCTTCGCGCCGCAATTCGCCCGCGCCCTCCGCCGCGAACGGTGGTCTTATCGCTGGACCTGGCTCCGCCACCACGCCACGCGCGTGCGCACCGGCCTGCTGCACCGCATCGGCGTCCGCTGA
- a CDS encoding NAD(P)-dependent oxidoreductase: protein MSGRKLRIAIVGAGGFVGTRLIERWHLTGFAEVVPVVRRPANLARLARFPLEGRFADATNAAELTRALTGCDAVVHAMVGDSHALVAAAAALARAATDARVERVIYLSSAMVHGPAPAHDYDEDAPLATDQPFAYGRAKIAAEKRLVAAALPALIRLRPGIVYGPRSRWIAEPAEQLAHGLLPCLDAGGGICPAIYVDNLIAAIEAALHATNVRQGAFLVRDTETVTWREFYAALARALGHSADLIVDGISAEPPSGWRHRLEALRVHPTTQRALARIPTRFKQTVKSALAGWSGRAAFGGFAPLDAPAPSRQLSAELTALQRNRHRMIDARARTALGYAPPVSFADGIARSAGWVEFARGNPPRDAT from the coding sequence ATGAGCGGCCGCAAACTTCGCATCGCGATCGTCGGCGCCGGCGGCTTCGTTGGCACGCGCCTCATCGAGCGCTGGCACCTGACCGGTTTCGCCGAGGTCGTGCCCGTCGTCCGCCGCCCCGCCAACCTCGCCCGCCTCGCGCGCTTCCCGCTCGAGGGCCGCTTCGCGGACGCCACCAACGCCGCCGAACTCACGCGCGCCCTCACCGGCTGCGACGCCGTCGTGCACGCGATGGTCGGCGATTCGCACGCGCTCGTCGCCGCCGCGGCCGCGCTCGCTCGCGCTGCGACGGACGCACGCGTCGAGCGCGTCATCTACCTGAGCTCAGCGATGGTCCATGGCCCGGCGCCCGCACACGACTACGATGAGGACGCCCCGCTCGCAACCGACCAGCCCTTCGCTTACGGCCGCGCCAAAATCGCCGCGGAAAAGCGCCTCGTCGCCGCCGCGTTGCCCGCGCTCATTCGCCTGCGTCCCGGCATCGTCTACGGTCCGCGCTCGCGCTGGATCGCCGAGCCGGCGGAACAACTCGCCCACGGCCTCCTGCCCTGCCTCGACGCCGGCGGGGGAATTTGCCCGGCAATCTACGTCGACAATCTCATCGCCGCCATCGAAGCCGCGCTGCACGCGACGAACGTGCGCCAAGGCGCCTTCCTCGTGCGCGACACCGAGACCGTGACCTGGCGCGAATTCTACGCCGCCCTCGCGCGTGCGCTGGGCCACAGCGCCGATCTCATCGTCGATGGCATCTCCGCCGAGCCGCCCTCCGGCTGGCGTCACCGACTGGAAGCGCTGCGCGTGCATCCGACCACGCAACGCGCGCTCGCTCGCATCCCGACTCGGTTCAAGCAAACCGTGAAAAGCGCCCTCGCCGGCTGGAGTGGCCGCGCCGCCTTCGGCGGTTTCGCCCCGCTCGACGCGCCCGCGCCCTCGCGGCAACTCAGCGCCGAGCTGACCGCCTTGCAGCGCAACCGCCATCGCATGATCGACGCGCGCGCCCGCACCGCACTCGGCTACGCGCCGCCGGTGTCCTTCGCCGACGGCATCGCCCGCTCCGCGGGCTGGGTGGAATTCGCCCGCGGCAACCCGCCGCGCGACGCCACATGA
- a CDS encoding Gfo/Idh/MocA family oxidoreductase: MNAPATARIAIVGCGAIVERSHAPALVHLAAAGRAHVTALVDPDAARRSLLRRHFPGARSCADLGEIAPGEIDLALVASPARFHAAQAQHLLAQGAHVLCEKPLASTVADAEAMVAAARTHGRVLAAGQFRRFFPALQLVRDYLAAESLGPLRRIDVREGGAFDWPAATPSFFDRRQAGGGVWLDVGAHVLDTLVWWLGEPLELVYADDAAGGLEANCRARLRHANGATSHIFLSRDSATPNRWRLEFERGEIVWCVGRTNELEVRLAGSSLWQIVRTECETPAGRRAGDGYDDVFVSQLADVIDAVRHARAPRVSGAEALRALREVERGYATRQLLESPWLSHEEQAGVRAARDQS, encoded by the coding sequence ATGAACGCCCCCGCCACGGCGCGCATCGCCATCGTCGGCTGCGGCGCGATCGTCGAGCGCAGCCACGCGCCCGCGCTCGTCCATCTCGCCGCCGCCGGACGTGCGCACGTGACGGCGCTCGTCGATCCCGACGCCGCGCGGCGAAGCCTCCTCCGGCGGCACTTTCCCGGCGCGCGTTCCTGCGCCGATCTCGGCGAAATCGCGCCCGGCGAAATCGACCTCGCGCTCGTGGCTTCCCCCGCCCGCTTCCACGCGGCGCAAGCGCAGCACTTGCTCGCCCAAGGCGCCCACGTGCTCTGCGAAAAACCCCTCGCCTCCACCGTCGCCGACGCCGAAGCGATGGTCGCCGCCGCGCGCACCCACGGCCGCGTGCTCGCCGCCGGACAATTCCGCCGCTTCTTCCCCGCGCTCCAGCTCGTGCGCGACTATCTCGCCGCCGAATCCCTCGGCCCGCTGCGCCGCATCGACGTCCGCGAGGGCGGCGCCTTCGACTGGCCGGCCGCCACGCCGTCGTTCTTCGATCGACGCCAAGCCGGCGGCGGTGTCTGGCTCGATGTCGGCGCGCACGTGCTCGACACGCTCGTGTGGTGGCTCGGCGAGCCGCTCGAACTCGTCTACGCCGACGACGCCGCGGGCGGCCTCGAAGCCAATTGCCGCGCCCGGCTCCGCCACGCGAACGGCGCCACAAGCCACATTTTTCTCTCGCGCGACTCCGCCACGCCCAACCGCTGGCGCCTCGAATTCGAGCGCGGCGAGATTGTCTGGTGCGTCGGACGCACCAACGAACTCGAGGTGCGACTCGCCGGCTCCTCCCTCTGGCAAATCGTCCGCACGGAATGCGAAACTCCTGCCGGCCGCCGCGCGGGCGATGGCTACGACGATGTTTTCGTCAGCCAGCTGGCCGACGTGATCGACGCCGTGCGCCACGCCCGCGCGCCGCGCGTCAGCGGCGCCGAAGCGTTGCGGGCGCTGCGCGAAGTCGAGCGCGGCTACGCGACGCGGCAACTGCTCGAAAGTCCGTGGCTCTCCCACGAGGAACAAGCCGGCGTGCGCGCCGCGCGCGACCAATCATGA
- a CDS encoding ABC transporter ATP-binding protein: protein MSRPIIEVRGVSKSYQLGRIGFTSLRSEIERAWTRFRGRAPASDADAFWALRDVSFDVQPGEVLGLIGRNGAGKSTLLKILGEITEPTAGEVRLRGHVASLLEVGTGFHPELSGRENIFLNGAILGMRRAEIARKFDEIVAFAEVERFLDTPVKRYSSGMYVRLAFAVAAHLEPQILLVDEVLAVGDHAFQQKCLGKMQDVARTEGRTVIFVSHNMAAVARLCTHAVLLEGGRVTQLGAAAQVVQDYLARASTQSAEWTRPSDLKPHREVFFVRGAVLAPSGAPAAVLAPDDAVTIELTCAEREIRTPWVLRVSLYDQKGHELFLTQDLETPIARPSRPGATLRARCTFPGGLLKPGNYTVGVSACERSGDQAVRLFEEFEPLLGFEVSPQGFVGYMPRGLLGPRADWQFHWE, encoded by the coding sequence ATGAGCCGTCCGATCATCGAGGTCCGCGGAGTTTCCAAGAGCTATCAGCTCGGGCGCATCGGCTTCACCAGCCTCCGCTCCGAAATCGAACGCGCGTGGACGCGCTTTCGCGGCCGCGCGCCGGCCTCCGACGCCGACGCGTTCTGGGCCCTGCGCGACGTGTCGTTCGACGTGCAGCCGGGCGAAGTCCTCGGCCTCATCGGCCGCAACGGCGCGGGCAAGTCCACGCTGCTGAAAATCCTCGGCGAGATCACCGAGCCGACCGCCGGCGAAGTCCGCCTGCGCGGCCACGTCGCCTCGCTGCTCGAAGTCGGCACCGGCTTCCACCCGGAGCTCAGCGGCCGCGAGAACATCTTCCTCAACGGCGCCATCCTCGGCATGCGCCGCGCCGAGATCGCACGGAAGTTCGACGAGATCGTCGCCTTCGCCGAGGTCGAGCGCTTCCTCGATACGCCGGTGAAACGCTACTCCAGCGGCATGTATGTGCGCCTCGCCTTCGCCGTCGCCGCGCATCTCGAACCGCAGATCCTGCTCGTCGACGAGGTCCTCGCGGTCGGCGACCACGCCTTCCAACAGAAGTGCCTCGGCAAAATGCAGGACGTCGCGCGCACCGAGGGCCGCACGGTCATCTTCGTCTCGCACAACATGGCCGCCGTCGCGCGCCTCTGCACGCACGCCGTCCTCCTCGAGGGCGGCCGCGTCACCCAACTCGGTGCCGCGGCCCAAGTCGTGCAGGACTACCTCGCCCGCGCCTCCACCCAAAGCGCCGAGTGGACTCGCCCGTCGGACCTGAAGCCGCACCGCGAAGTGTTCTTCGTGCGCGGTGCGGTGCTCGCGCCCTCCGGCGCCCCCGCCGCGGTCCTCGCACCCGACGACGCCGTCACGATCGAGCTGACCTGCGCCGAACGCGAAATCCGCACGCCGTGGGTGCTGCGCGTCTCCCTCTACGACCAGAAGGGCCACGAGCTTTTCCTCACGCAGGACCTCGAAACGCCCATCGCGCGACCTTCCCGCCCCGGCGCGACGCTGCGCGCGCGTTGCACTTTCCCCGGCGGCCTGCTCAAGCCCGGCAACTACACCGTCGGCGTCTCCGCCTGCGAACGCAGCGGCGATCAGGCCGTGCGCCTGTTCGAGGAATTCGAACCGCTGCTCGGCTTCGAAGTTTCCCCGCAAGGCTTCGTCGGCTACATGCCGCGCGGTCTGCTCGGCCCGCGCGCCGACTGGCAGTTCCACTGGGAATGA
- the gmd gene encoding GDP-mannose 4,6-dehydratase: protein MNSPTAFVTGITGQDGSYLTEFLLARGYAVHGLVRRASLFNRSRIEHLRHDAAIGGKNLFLHYGDLNDTTSLRRLFRAIKPAEVYHLAGQSHVGLSFEIPEATVQEVANATLGLLEILRDQEQPVRFYHASSSEIFGAPTNAPQNEETPLRPTSPYGCAKAFATNLGRVYRDSYGLYVCNGIAYNHESPRRGENFVTRKISLAAARIARGQQKELTLGNLDVTRDWGYAPEYVDAMWRMLQQEKPDDYVLATGESHTLGEFLDAAFATVGLDWHAHVKIDPRFVRPAEPVHLVGDPAKARAQLGWSPSTKLAALARLMVEADLATLDAAPRQS, encoded by the coding sequence ATGAATTCACCCACCGCTTTCGTCACCGGCATCACCGGACAGGACGGCTCCTACCTCACCGAGTTCCTGCTCGCGCGCGGCTACGCCGTGCACGGCCTCGTGCGCCGCGCGAGCCTGTTCAACCGCTCGCGCATCGAACACCTGCGGCACGACGCCGCGATCGGCGGCAAGAATCTCTTCCTCCACTACGGCGACCTCAACGACACCACTTCGCTGCGCCGCCTCTTCCGCGCGATCAAACCCGCCGAGGTCTACCACCTCGCCGGCCAGAGCCACGTCGGCCTCAGCTTCGAGATCCCCGAGGCCACCGTGCAGGAAGTCGCCAACGCCACGCTCGGCCTGCTCGAGATTCTCCGCGACCAGGAGCAACCCGTCCGCTTCTACCACGCCTCCAGCTCGGAGATCTTCGGTGCGCCCACGAACGCGCCGCAAAACGAGGAAACACCGCTGCGCCCGACCAGCCCCTACGGCTGCGCCAAGGCCTTCGCGACCAACCTCGGCCGCGTCTACCGCGACTCCTACGGGCTCTACGTCTGCAACGGCATCGCCTACAACCACGAGTCGCCGCGCCGCGGCGAGAACTTCGTCACGCGCAAGATCTCCCTCGCCGCCGCCCGCATCGCGCGCGGCCAGCAAAAGGAACTCACGCTCGGCAACCTCGACGTCACCCGCGACTGGGGCTACGCGCCCGAATACGTCGACGCCATGTGGCGCATGCTCCAGCAGGAAAAACCCGACGACTACGTCCTCGCCACCGGTGAGAGTCACACGCTCGGCGAGTTTCTCGACGCCGCTTTCGCCACCGTCGGCCTCGACTGGCACGCCCACGTGAAGATCGATCCGCGCTTCGTGCGTCCCGCCGAGCCCGTGCACCTCGTCGGCGATCCGGCCAAAGCCCGCGCCCAACTCGGCTGGTCCCCGTCCACGAAACTCGCCGCGCTCGCCCGCCTGATGGTCGAAGCCGACCTCGCCACGCTCGACGCCGCGCCGCGCCAATCCTGA
- a CDS encoding glycosyltransferase, which yields MNVDFSRWAVVAHKDDTGFGRMAADARRVLGLGRHIVIPSERLTDHPLDPRDETRLDPKDPPARVEEVLAGLQGILFFERPAWHPQLLATARRLGVKTVCVPMWEWFHGRAAEWRDCDLFACPGEFSAQNIRAYGWKNVAVVPWAFDLTRFPARSVRGPARRFVHNAGLVDRDDRKGTRDTVAAFTRTRLPEARLVVRLQTAAELPPADARVTVQVGNLDDPAALYAEADCAIQPSKMEGIGFMVLEAVASGLPVITLDYPPMSEFVAQPELRVAKRWFKRRAFANHWVPHAHLRLPRQGDLVRIIEWCATNDLAPVARANRDWAERTFARERLVAHWEQTLARLD from the coding sequence ATGAACGTCGACTTTTCCCGGTGGGCCGTCGTGGCCCACAAGGACGACACCGGCTTCGGCCGCATGGCCGCCGACGCCCGGCGCGTCCTCGGCCTCGGTCGGCACATCGTCATTCCTTCGGAGCGCCTGACCGACCACCCGCTCGATCCGCGCGACGAAACTCGCCTCGATCCCAAGGATCCGCCCGCGCGCGTCGAGGAAGTGCTGGCCGGCCTCCAGGGCATTCTGTTCTTCGAGCGTCCGGCCTGGCATCCGCAGTTGCTCGCCACCGCGCGCCGGCTCGGGGTGAAGACCGTCTGCGTGCCGATGTGGGAGTGGTTCCACGGCCGCGCCGCCGAGTGGCGCGACTGCGATCTCTTCGCGTGCCCGGGGGAATTTTCCGCGCAAAACATCCGCGCCTACGGCTGGAAAAACGTCGCCGTCGTGCCGTGGGCGTTCGATCTCACGCGTTTCCCCGCGCGCTCGGTTCGCGGCCCCGCCCGCCGCTTCGTGCACAACGCCGGCCTCGTCGACCGCGACGACCGCAAGGGCACGCGCGACACCGTCGCCGCCTTCACCCGCACGCGCCTGCCCGAAGCGCGCCTGGTCGTGCGGCTGCAAACCGCCGCTGAGCTACCGCCGGCCGACGCGCGCGTCACCGTGCAAGTCGGCAATCTCGACGATCCCGCCGCGCTCTACGCCGAGGCCGATTGCGCGATCCAGCCTTCGAAGATGGAGGGCATCGGTTTCATGGTGCTCGAAGCCGTCGCCAGCGGCTTGCCGGTCATCACGCTCGACTATCCGCCGATGAGCGAATTCGTCGCGCAACCCGAGCTGCGCGTGGCGAAACGCTGGTTCAAGCGCCGCGCGTTCGCCAATCACTGGGTGCCGCACGCGCACCTGCGCCTGCCCCGCCAGGGAGATCTCGTCCGGATCATCGAATGGTGCGCGACCAACGACCTCGCGCCCGTCGCCCGCGCCAATCGTGACTGGGCCGAGCGCACCTTCGCGCGCGAGCGGCTCGTCGCCCACTGGGAGCAAACCCTCGCCCGGCTCGACTGA
- a CDS encoding class I SAM-dependent methyltransferase: MPPHDSSPAESRYSDGDYLSRHPGWHREHSAWKAAQIAALLRRQNRTPRSIVEVGCGAGGILAELQRALGAGEFTGYEIAPAALELAAPLANGRLRFVLGDFLALDTPPSDLLLAIDVAEHVEDYLGFLRALRPRARAHVFHLPLDLSLLSSCQPRRLDWNFESVGHLHYFTAETALRALANAGYTVRAHTFTAVELDLPPPDAQQQRLRFLRRLGRRLSPAWTSRLLGGFSLLAYCEAAP; this comes from the coding sequence ATGCCGCCGCACGACTCCTCGCCCGCCGAATCCCGCTACTCGGACGGCGACTATTTGAGCCGCCATCCCGGTTGGCACCGCGAGCATTCCGCGTGGAAAGCCGCGCAGATCGCCGCGCTCCTGCGCCGGCAAAATCGCACGCCGCGCTCGATCGTCGAAGTCGGCTGCGGCGCCGGCGGCATCCTTGCCGAGCTGCAACGCGCGCTCGGCGCCGGCGAGTTCACCGGCTACGAGATCGCTCCCGCCGCGCTCGAGCTCGCCGCGCCGCTCGCGAACGGGCGGCTGCGTTTCGTCCTCGGCGATTTCCTCGCGCTCGACACACCGCCGAGCGACCTGCTGCTCGCCATCGACGTCGCGGAGCACGTCGAGGATTACCTCGGTTTCCTCCGCGCGCTCCGGCCGCGCGCGCGCGCGCACGTCTTCCATCTGCCGCTCGATCTCTCGCTCCTGAGCAGCTGTCAGCCGCGGCGGCTCGACTGGAATTTCGAGAGCGTCGGCCACCTGCACTATTTCACCGCGGAGACCGCGCTGCGCGCGCTCGCCAACGCCGGCTACACCGTCCGCGCCCACACGTTCACCGCCGTCGAACTCGACCTGCCGCCGCCCGACGCGCAGCAGCAACGCCTGCGCTTCCTCCGCCGCCTCGGCCGCCGCCTTTCGCCGGCATGGACCTCGCGCCTGCTCGGCGGCTTCTCGCTCCTCGCGTATTGCGAGGCCGCGCCATGA
- a CDS encoding glycosyltransferase family 2 protein has product MRYSAYIPCCNDVATIRAAVESVLAQTLPPAEVLVVDDASTDASLAQLAGLDIRVIRHESNLGRGAVRARAMAEAREEFVLSCDATNRLPPGFAAAAAPLFAAERTAAAFGPLADPVPRGVASRWRARHLFRQDDQPGRHARALLSTYGTFVRRGAAASVGGFTPTLRATEDADLGRRLLAAGYDVVFAPELTVWSNTVNSAAKVLERYWRWNYAAAGRAVLRSYPRLVWYSWRTMIAQDLRAGDWPAAAVSALCPHYCAARSLFAR; this is encoded by the coding sequence GTGCGCTACTCCGCCTACATTCCCTGCTGCAATGACGTCGCGACCATTCGCGCCGCCGTCGAGAGCGTGCTCGCGCAAACCCTCCCGCCCGCGGAAGTGCTCGTCGTCGACGATGCCTCGACCGACGCCAGCCTCGCCCAACTCGCCGGACTCGACATCCGCGTGATCCGGCACGAAAGCAACCTCGGCCGCGGCGCCGTGCGCGCCCGCGCCATGGCGGAGGCGCGCGAGGAATTCGTGCTCTCCTGCGACGCCACGAATCGCCTGCCGCCCGGTTTCGCCGCCGCCGCCGCCCCGCTCTTCGCGGCGGAGCGGACCGCCGCCGCCTTCGGTCCGCTCGCCGATCCCGTGCCGCGCGGGGTCGCCAGCCGCTGGCGCGCGCGCCATCTCTTTCGCCAGGACGATCAACCCGGCCGCCATGCCCGCGCGCTGCTCTCGACCTACGGCACCTTCGTGCGCCGCGGCGCGGCCGCGAGCGTCGGCGGCTTCACTCCCACGCTGCGCGCCACCGAAGACGCCGACCTCGGCCGGCGACTGCTCGCGGCCGGCTACGACGTCGTGTTCGCGCCCGAACTCACCGTCTGGAGCAACACCGTCAACTCCGCCGCGAAAGTCCTCGAGCGTTACTGGCGCTGGAACTACGCCGCCGCCGGGCGCGCCGTGCTGCGCAGCTATCCGCGCCTCGTGTGGTATTCGTGGCGCACCATGATCGCGCAGGACCTCCGCGCCGGCGACTGGCCGGCCGCCGCCGTGAGCGCGCTTTGCCCGCACTACTGCGCCGCCCGCTCGCTGTTCGCCCGATGA
- a CDS encoding phytanoyl-CoA dioxygenase family protein, producing MPFPDQISLSLPPPTEVGALGVFQLKRLWARARAARRGRPLEGDTMELHRDGLVRDALGVGLEQTQQFLLQNDPSFEELERWIVATAGAPDAMLVARINAAVSDAPPPEATRGWLAEIDAMPPVLDAADLAHWDEHGYVIVHDAVPEDSRRAAVDAIWQHEHANPDDPATWHAPRRQGIMMSMVQHPAFTANRRSLRVHKAFAQLWGTADLWMTCDRGGFNPPLRPGEKFNATDLHWDMSLARPMPFGVQGILYLTDTPPEQGAFRCVPGFHRRLDAWLDSLPPGADPRAQDLHGLGVKHIGGRAGDLVIWNDKLPHAASPNRGVRPRIVQYLTMYSARVAPSAVWV from the coding sequence ATGCCGTTTCCCGATCAAATTTCACTGTCGTTGCCGCCGCCGACCGAGGTTGGTGCGTTGGGCGTGTTTCAATTGAAACGTCTCTGGGCGCGCGCGCGTGCCGCCCGCCGCGGCAGGCCGTTGGAGGGCGACACGATGGAGTTGCACCGCGACGGATTGGTCCGCGACGCGCTTGGGGTCGGATTGGAGCAGACGCAGCAATTCCTGCTGCAGAACGATCCTTCGTTCGAGGAACTGGAGCGATGGATTGTCGCCACGGCCGGAGCGCCGGATGCAATGCTGGTCGCGCGCATCAATGCCGCCGTCTCGGACGCGCCGCCGCCGGAAGCGACGCGCGGCTGGCTGGCGGAGATCGACGCGATGCCCCCGGTGCTCGATGCCGCGGATCTCGCCCACTGGGACGAACACGGTTACGTGATCGTGCACGACGCGGTGCCGGAGGACTCGCGGCGCGCGGCGGTGGATGCGATCTGGCAACACGAACACGCGAATCCCGACGATCCCGCGACGTGGCATGCGCCGCGCCGGCAGGGCATCATGATGTCGATGGTGCAGCACCCGGCGTTCACGGCGAACCGCCGGTCGTTGCGGGTGCACAAGGCCTTCGCGCAGCTGTGGGGGACGGCCGACCTGTGGATGACGTGCGATCGCGGTGGGTTTAACCCGCCGTTGCGGCCGGGCGAGAAGTTCAACGCCACCGATCTTCATTGGGACATGAGTCTCGCGCGGCCGATGCCGTTCGGCGTGCAGGGCATTCTTTATCTCACGGACACTCCGCCCGAGCAGGGGGCGTTTCGCTGCGTGCCGGGTTTCCATCGCCGGCTCGATGCGTGGCTCGACAGCCTGCCGCCCGGCGCCGATCCGCGGGCGCAGGATCTGCATGGCCTCGGTGTGAAGCACATCGGCGGGCGGGCGGGCGATCTCGTGATCTGGAACGACAAGCTGCCGCACGCCGCGAGCCCGAATCGCGGCGTGCGCCCGCGCATCGTGCAATACCTCACCATGTATTCCGCACGCGTCGCGCCGAGCGCGGTGTGGGTGTGA
- a CDS encoding ABC transporter permease: MLKTLSVPERILRPRTGWFRLDLARLLQHRDLLYLLVRRDLVSRYQQTILGPLWFLLQPLLLTGVFTLVFNRGLGTSTDGVPAHLFYLSGMLLWAYFANVLTGAGNTFQVNAPVFTKVYFPRLVVPLAVVLASIVPLLLQMLLFLGFYVPALLGARTWQPIPVALALLPLTLGQVALLALGVSLLASGLSAKYRDLQHALPFVVQMWMFATPVIYPLSQLGPLARWVAALNPLACPVEMLRLACFGTGTLTPQLATLSLGSTLLVLAAGLFVFQRAERTFADTV, encoded by the coding sequence ATCCTGAAAACCTTGTCCGTCCCCGAACGCATCCTCCGTCCCCGCACCGGCTGGTTCCGCCTCGATCTCGCGCGGCTCCTCCAGCATCGCGACCTGCTTTACCTCCTCGTGCGGCGCGACCTCGTCTCGCGTTACCAGCAGACGATCCTCGGCCCGCTCTGGTTCCTGCTTCAACCGCTCCTGCTCACCGGCGTGTTCACCCTCGTGTTCAACCGCGGCCTCGGCACCTCGACCGACGGCGTGCCGGCGCACTTGTTCTACCTCAGCGGCATGCTGCTCTGGGCCTATTTCGCGAACGTCCTCACTGGTGCCGGCAACACGTTTCAGGTGAACGCGCCGGTCTTCACCAAAGTCTATTTCCCGCGCCTCGTCGTGCCGCTCGCCGTCGTGCTCGCCAGCATCGTCCCGCTGCTCTTGCAGATGCTGCTCTTCCTCGGCTTCTACGTTCCCGCGTTGCTCGGCGCGCGGACGTGGCAGCCCATCCCGGTCGCCCTCGCCCTGCTGCCGCTCACGCTCGGGCAGGTCGCGTTGCTCGCCCTCGGCGTCAGCCTGCTCGCCTCCGGCCTCTCGGCAAAATACCGCGACCTGCAGCACGCCCTGCCCTTCGTCGTGCAAATGTGGATGTTCGCCACGCCGGTGATCTATCCGCTCTCCCAACTCGGCCCGCTCGCCCGCTGGGTCGCCGCGCTCAATCCCCTTGCCTGCCCGGTCGAAATGCTGCGTCTCGCCTGCTTCGGCACCGGCACCCTCACGCCGCAACTCGCCACGCTCTCGCTCGGCAGCACGCTGCTCGTGCTCGCGGCGGGACTGTTCGTGTTCCAGCGCGCCGAGCGCACCTTCGCCGACACCGTCTGA